GCGCCAGCTAATGGAGTAGTCGAGTATGCAGGATATAATAATGGCTATGGATATTTAGTAATTTTATTGCATAATTTCGGTTTTAAAAGCGTTTTTGCGCATATGATGCAAAAAAATGTTGTTAGCATAGGTCAATTTGTCAATAAGGGTGATTTGATAGGTTATACAGGAAATTCAGGACTTTCTACTGGACCACATTTGCATTATGAAATTCGTTTTGTAAATAAAACTTTAGAACCTTTAAATTTTATGAATTTAGAAAGAAAAAATATTAATGAAATTTTTAATCAAGAAAGGAGAGTGCCATGGCAATCTTTAATAAATCAAGTGTCACTAGCGCAGCAGTATCAACAGAAACAACCGTAATTTCATCAGGAGCAAGAATAGAAGGGCAATTTTATTTTGATTCTATTTTGCACTTAGATGGAGAAATTAGTGGAACTATTAATTCACAAAGTATAGTTGTTATTGGAAAAAGTGGGGCTTTAAAAGGGCAATTAAATGCCGATAAAGTTGTTGTAAATGGTATTTTTGAAGGTGAGTTAGAAGCAAATAGTTTAGAAATTTTAGCAGGTGGAATTGTAAGTGGCAATGTTGTTGTAAGAGAAATTTCTATAGAAAATGGTGGTAAATTTAATGGAAACAGCAAAATCAAAGATGATGTGCCCTTGATAGAAAATGCTAATGTTGTTAATGAGTAATGCAAGCTAATTTTTTTGAATATTTACAAAGTGAGAAAATAGCGCAGTTAGTGCTTTGTGAGGATGATAAAGAAGCTTTTTTGCTTTCTCAAATTTCTATGTTAAAAGGTTTGAAAACTTTTGTTTTGCCTGATTTTAGAGCTGAGTTCGGAGATGATTTAAGAGCCTTTTCTAAAGAACTTTTTGAACTTTGTAAGATTTTAAATGCTTATCACAAAGTTGATGGAAAGAAGATTCTCATCTCTCCTTTTGCAACTGTGCTTAAAAAACTACCTTCCAAATCGCATCTTAAAAATTATTTCATTTCTAAAGATAAAAATTTTAATTTAATTGAATTTCAAGATGAGCTTGCAAGGTTAGGTTATGAATTTGTCGATATAGTCCAAGATAAGGGCGAAGTAAGTGTGCGTGGGGAAATCGTTGATATTTTTTGTATTAATGAAGAATTGCCTACTAGAATTTTACTTTTCGCAGATGAGATAGAAAGCATTAGAAAATTTGACCCCATTACTCAAAAATCTATTCCCAATGAGTATGAAAGCTTGGAAATTTGCCCTTTTTTAACACATTTTTCAAGTCAAAATTATGAAAATTTTAAAGAAAAACTAGAGAATTTTAATAGCGATGTTTTAATTAGTGATATAAATTCTTTGGGTTTTTGGTGTATTGATGATTTTTATGATTATTTAGAACTTGATTTTATCAGCATTAAAAAATTTGATGATGAAAAAGATCTAGAAAAATTAGCTAAAATTAATGCTAAAATCATTCCTGAGGCTAAAATTTATAAGGATTTAAAAAGCTCTTATAATAAAGATTTTTTCTCTTTTCATCAAAATAAAAAAATCACCATACTAGCTAAAAACGAAGCTTTATTTAAGGCTTTAGAGCTTGAAAATACGCAAAATATTTCTTTTGTTAAAAGCGATTTGATTGTTAATTTAATCAGCAATGAAGAGCTTGTCATTTCTTTAAATCGCAAAGAAAAACAAAAACATAAGCGCAAAGCTAATTTGATCATCGATGAACTAAAAAGTGGTGATTTTATTGTACATGAAGATTATGGAGTAGGGAAATTTTTAGGACTTGAGATGATAAGCATTAGTGGAGCTAAAAAAGAATTTGTGGCTATTGAATATCAAAACAAAGACAAACTTCTTTTGCCAGTTGAAAATCTTTATATGATAGATAAATATTTAGGAGCAAGCGGAGGCATACCACTTTTAGATCGTTTAGGAAAGACGACTTTTATTAAATTAAAGGAAAGATTAAAAACCAAGCTTTTAGCCATTGCATCGCAAATTGTCATAATGGCGGCAAAAAGAGCTTTGATAAAACCAAAGGAAATCAAAATTGATTATGCAAGTCAAGCTGATTTCGTTTCGAAAGCCGGTTTTTCTTATACAGAGGATCAAAACAAGGCTTGTGAAGAAATTTTAAACGATTTTGAAAATGGCAAAGTTATGGATAGGCTTTTAAGTGGCGATGTGGGTTTTGGTAAAACTGAAGTGGCTATGAATGCTATTTATCCTGTGGTAAAAAGTGGCTTTTGTGCTTTTTTCTTTGCTCCCACAACGCTTTTATCTCATCAGCATTTTAAAAGTTTAAAAAAGCGTTTCGAGCCTTTTGATATTGAAGTTTTTAAGCTTGACCGCTTTACAAGTGCTAAAGAGAAAAAGACTTTGTTGGCAAATTTAGAGCAAAATAAGCCTTGTGTTGTTGTTGGAACTCACGCACTTTTAAATGTGGAATGTGAAAATTTAGCCCTTGTTATTATTGACGAAGAGCATAAATTTGGAGTAAAACAGAAAGAAAAATTAAAAGAACTCACGCAAAATTCCCATCTTTTATCCATGTCTGCAACGCCAATTCCAAGAAGTTTAAACCAAGCTTTAAGTTCTATAAAATCCTATAGTGTTTTGCAAACTCCACCGGAAGATAGATTAGATGTTAGAACTTTCGTTAAGGAAAATGATGATGCTTTGCTAAAAGAAGCGATTGCAAGAGAACTTAGGCGTGGCGGACAAATTTTTTATATTCACAATCATATTGCAAGTATAGAGCAGTGTAAAAAACATTTGCTTGATTTGTTTAAGAATTTAAGAATTCTTATCTTGCATTCTAAAATCGATGCTAAGGTGCAAGAAGAAGAAATGCTTAAATTTGAAAACAAAGAATACGATTTGCTTTTAAGTACCTCCATTGTGGAAAGTGGTATTGATTTAGCCAATGCAAATACGATGATAGTTGAAAGAAGCGATCGTTTTGGAATGGCGGATTTGCACCAGCTTAGGGGTCGCGTGGGAAGAAGCGACAGGCAGGGGTATTGTTATTTTTTAGTCGAAGATAAAAATACCATTACAGAAGATGCCTTAAAACGCCTTGTTTCTTTAGAAAGCAATTCTTATTTGGGCGCAGGCTCGGTTTTGGCATATCATGATCTTGAAATTCGCGGCGGTGGGAATTTGTTAGGCATAGATCAAAGCGGACATATAGAACAAATCGGACTTAGCTTGTATCTTAAAATGCTAGAAGATGAGTTAAATGCCTTGACAAAAAAAGAGAGCTTTGAAGAGAAAAAAATCGATTTAAAACTTAACATCAACGCCTTTTTAAATCATGAACTCATCAGCGAAGATCGTTTAAGGCTTGAGCTTTATAGAAGGCTTAGTAAGTGTGGCAGTGTAAATGAGGTTTATGAGATTGAGGGAGAAATTGAAGATCGTTTTGGCAAGCTTGATATTTATACTAAGCAGTTTTTAGCGCTTATTGTGA
This genomic interval from Campylobacter sp. CCS1377 contains the following:
- a CDS encoding polymer-forming cytoskeletal protein, whose translation is MAIFNKSSVTSAAVSTETTVISSGARIEGQFYFDSILHLDGEISGTINSQSIVVIGKSGALKGQLNADKVVVNGIFEGELEANSLEILAGGIVSGNVVVREISIENGGKFNGNSKIKDDVPLIENANVVNE
- a CDS encoding DEAD/DEAH box helicase, translated to MQANFFEYLQSEKIAQLVLCEDDKEAFLLSQISMLKGLKTFVLPDFRAEFGDDLRAFSKELFELCKILNAYHKVDGKKILISPFATVLKKLPSKSHLKNYFISKDKNFNLIEFQDELARLGYEFVDIVQDKGEVSVRGEIVDIFCINEELPTRILLFADEIESIRKFDPITQKSIPNEYESLEICPFLTHFSSQNYENFKEKLENFNSDVLISDINSLGFWCIDDFYDYLELDFISIKKFDDEKDLEKLAKINAKIIPEAKIYKDLKSSYNKDFFSFHQNKKITILAKNEALFKALELENTQNISFVKSDLIVNLISNEELVISLNRKEKQKHKRKANLIIDELKSGDFIVHEDYGVGKFLGLEMISISGAKKEFVAIEYQNKDKLLLPVENLYMIDKYLGASGGIPLLDRLGKTTFIKLKERLKTKLLAIASQIVIMAAKRALIKPKEIKIDYASQADFVSKAGFSYTEDQNKACEEILNDFENGKVMDRLLSGDVGFGKTEVAMNAIYPVVKSGFCAFFFAPTTLLSHQHFKSLKKRFEPFDIEVFKLDRFTSAKEKKTLLANLEQNKPCVVVGTHALLNVECENLALVIIDEEHKFGVKQKEKLKELTQNSHLLSMSATPIPRSLNQALSSIKSYSVLQTPPEDRLDVRTFVKENDDALLKEAIARELRRGGQIFYIHNHIASIEQCKKHLLDLFKNLRILILHSKIDAKVQEEEMLKFENKEYDLLLSTSIVESGIDLANANTMIVERSDRFGMADLHQLRGRVGRSDRQGYCYFLVEDKNTITEDALKRLVSLESNSYLGAGSVLAYHDLEIRGGGNLLGIDQSGHIEQIGLSLYLKMLEDELNALTKKESFEEKKIDLKLNINAFLNHELISEDRLRLELYRRLSKCGSVNEVYEIEGEIEDRFGKLDIYTKQFLALIVIKILALGKFKSISNFEQNIQFTKINDEKKLIKAKSKDDDDIIEAILTHLRKNDDGLAKI